One segment of Bacillus alkalisoli DNA contains the following:
- a CDS encoding DUF948 domain-containing protein: MVNLLYISALIVAIAFFVLVIYVSKTLRSVQGTLDQVAGTLGGIEKQMQGITTETEQLLHKTNVLMEDIQDKSEQLNSVVVAVKDVGTSIQGFNHSVQRLSNNVTFQMDKNQEKVTQVVQWSNVVMELVEKWNERKKRQYNE; this comes from the coding sequence ATGGTGAATTTACTTTACATTAGTGCACTTATTGTCGCAATAGCTTTCTTTGTACTAGTGATTTATGTTTCTAAAACACTAAGATCAGTACAAGGCACGCTAGATCAAGTTGCAGGGACACTAGGTGGAATTGAAAAACAAATGCAAGGAATTACAACAGAAACAGAACAACTATTACATAAAACAAATGTATTGATGGAAGATATTCAAGACAAGTCTGAACAGCTAAACTCTGTTGTAGTCGCAGTAAAAGATGTTGGAACATCTATTCAAGGTTTTAATCATTCCGTTCAACGGTTATCTAATAATGTCACGTTTCAAATGGACAAAAACCAAGAAAAAGTTACACAAGTTGTTCAATGGTCAAATGTTGTCATGGAACTTGTTGAGAAGTGGAATGAAAGAAAAAAGCGTCAATATAATGAATAA
- a CDS encoding YtxH domain-containing protein → MSKEINTKDFLIGTLIGGIVGATTALFLAPKSGKELRDDLQEQATHLKEKTDEWTTQAVQYTNEIAQTAKEKSEHLSQVITDQSQQVMEKVKILKEQTKDASEEIKEKVQEIIDEAASAIESGSEEMTEEVQKRLEDTKTAIDEVEKKING, encoded by the coding sequence ATGAGTAAAGAGATCAATACGAAAGATTTTTTAATCGGTACGTTAATTGGTGGAATTGTAGGAGCTACTACTGCTCTATTTTTAGCCCCTAAATCAGGTAAAGAGTTACGCGATGACCTTCAGGAACAAGCAACACACTTAAAAGAAAAAACAGATGAGTGGACAACACAAGCTGTTCAATACACAAATGAGATTGCTCAAACCGCAAAAGAAAAATCGGAACACCTTTCACAAGTTATTACGGACCAGTCCCAACAAGTAATGGAAAAAGTGAAAATCTTAAAAGAGCAAACGAAAGATGCATCCGAAGAAATTAAAGAAAAAGTTCAAGAGATAATTGATGAAGCTGCTTCAGCAATTGAAAGTGGATCTGAAGAAATGACAGAAGAAGTACAAAAACGATTAGAAGATACAAAAACTGCTATTGATGAAGTGGAAAAGAAAATAAACGGATAA
- the ytxJ gene encoding bacillithiol system redox-active protein YtxJ yields the protein MEKVKVNTLEEFNEVVEKNDTFLLLKNSTTCPISHAAYEEFENFVADQNDVACFYLHVQEARDVSNHIAEKYSVKHESPQALFINGGEVVWNASHWKITYSSLQENVK from the coding sequence ATGGAAAAAGTAAAAGTAAATACTCTTGAAGAATTCAACGAAGTTGTGGAAAAAAACGACACCTTTTTATTATTAAAAAACAGTACGACATGTCCTATTAGTCATGCTGCTTATGAAGAATTTGAAAATTTTGTAGCAGATCAAAACGATGTAGCATGTTTCTATTTGCATGTTCAGGAAGCAAGGGACGTGTCTAATCATATAGCTGAAAAATACAGTGTGAAACATGAATCTCCACAAGCTTTATTTATTAATGGTGGCGAAGTAGTATGGAATGCATCACATTGGAAAATTACATATTCATCATTACAAGAGAATGTAAAATAA
- a CDS encoding cell division protein FtsA, whose protein sequence is MSESSRVFALDIGTRSVVGLILENIDGKYNVLDIVIQEHKERAMLDGQIHDILAVASVISEVKLMLEARHGKLSKVCVAAAGRALKTRKSSASKEIYGTPLLNKDDIIFLELSGVQEAQRLLMREYEFASETQYFCVGYSVLHYYLDGEEIGSLLDQQGKMATVDIISTFLPKVVVESLISALQRADLELEALTLEPIAAINVLIPQSMRRLNVALIDIGAGTSDIAITNNGTVTAYGMVPIAGDEITEGLSDEFLLDFPNAETLKRELISQETVPFTDILGFQQTLSKSEIVDKIKPYIEKLAIGITKEVLKQNNNKPPKAVMLVGGGSLTPLLPYYVAKHLQLPENRVAIRGLDAIQLLDTSSLLQRGPELVTPIGIAIAAKEKPIHYVSVTVNGLSIRLFDVKQLTIGDALLAAGIELKKMYGKPGLAHMVEYNGKMMTFPGGLGQPPTIIKNGQLTNIQSSICNNDEITITKGDDGLSKSIKVRDVITVDLADKNIKINGESFTISPVYFKNGVNVSIDEIVTDRDKITANFPSTISEVVEATGMTKLDNTIYTVYINNEEVPFPNFSTKILWNGQQVTGNTTFSSGDEIIILPMDSPDASSLIQELKLVMEETIEVLYNNKLITLTQPLVKIMRNGELLKDDEIISHGDHLQLTEIKKERFIFQDIFKFVDLDKPTQFKKLIMKKNGVEATFFEPIAHGDSLELYWE, encoded by the coding sequence ATGTCAGAAAGTTCAAGAGTTTTCGCACTAGATATTGGAACTCGTTCTGTCGTTGGCCTCATTTTGGAAAATATAGATGGTAAATACAACGTGTTAGACATAGTCATTCAAGAACATAAAGAAAGAGCAATGCTCGACGGCCAAATTCACGACATTCTTGCTGTTGCTTCGGTTATAAGTGAAGTTAAGCTTATGTTAGAAGCTAGGCATGGAAAACTTTCTAAAGTATGTGTAGCCGCGGCTGGAAGAGCTTTAAAAACAAGAAAAAGTAGTGCCTCAAAAGAGATTTATGGCACTCCTTTATTAAATAAAGACGATATTATTTTCCTAGAGTTATCGGGGGTTCAGGAAGCACAACGTTTACTAATGAGAGAGTATGAGTTTGCAAGTGAAACTCAATATTTTTGTGTTGGATATTCCGTCCTTCACTATTATTTAGATGGAGAAGAAATAGGTAGTTTACTAGATCAGCAAGGGAAAATGGCTACTGTTGATATCATATCGACTTTCCTTCCTAAGGTTGTTGTAGAATCTTTAATTTCTGCCCTGCAACGTGCTGATTTGGAGCTTGAGGCATTGACATTAGAACCAATTGCAGCAATTAACGTATTAATACCTCAAAGTATGAGGAGATTGAATGTTGCATTAATAGATATTGGTGCAGGAACATCCGATATTGCTATTACAAACAACGGTACCGTTACTGCTTATGGAATGGTTCCAATTGCTGGGGACGAAATTACAGAAGGTTTGAGTGATGAATTTTTATTAGATTTCCCTAATGCAGAGACGTTAAAAAGAGAGCTAATTTCTCAAGAAACTGTCCCTTTTACTGATATTCTTGGGTTTCAACAAACGTTAAGCAAATCCGAAATAGTAGATAAAATAAAGCCATATATAGAGAAATTAGCAATAGGCATTACAAAAGAAGTATTAAAACAAAACAATAATAAACCACCTAAAGCAGTCATGTTAGTTGGTGGGGGAAGTTTAACTCCTTTACTTCCATACTACGTTGCAAAACATTTGCAGCTCCCTGAAAATAGAGTCGCTATTAGAGGACTTGACGCCATTCAACTGTTAGATACATCTAGCTTGTTACAACGCGGACCAGAGTTAGTTACACCAATTGGAATTGCGATCGCAGCAAAAGAAAAGCCAATCCACTATGTCTCCGTAACGGTTAATGGTTTATCGATTAGACTTTTTGATGTGAAACAACTAACGATTGGTGATGCATTATTAGCTGCTGGTATTGAATTAAAGAAAATGTACGGAAAACCAGGTTTAGCTCATATGGTTGAATACAATGGAAAGATGATGACATTCCCTGGAGGATTAGGACAACCACCTACTATCATAAAGAATGGGCAACTTACAAACATTCAGTCCTCCATATGTAATAATGATGAAATAACTATTACTAAAGGGGACGATGGATTATCAAAATCAATAAAAGTAAGAGATGTTATAACTGTTGATTTGGCAGACAAGAATATAAAGATAAACGGCGAATCCTTTACCATTTCGCCAGTCTACTTCAAAAATGGCGTCAACGTTTCCATTGATGAAATTGTAACAGATCGCGATAAAATCACCGCTAACTTTCCTTCTACTATATCAGAAGTAGTAGAGGCAACTGGAATGACTAAGTTAGACAATACCATCTATACTGTCTACATTAATAATGAAGAAGTACCTTTTCCAAATTTCTCAACAAAAATATTATGGAACGGCCAACAGGTTACTGGAAATACAACTTTTTCTTCGGGAGATGAAATTATAATTTTACCTATGGATAGCCCAGATGCTTCCTCATTAATACAGGAATTAAAGTTAGTTATGGAAGAAACAATAGAAGTTTTATATAACAACAAGCTAATCACTTTAACACAACCGTTAGTAAAAATTATGCGTAATGGAGAATTATTAAAGGACGACGAAATAATTTCACATGGGGATCATTTGCAACTAACTGAGATAAAGAAGGAGCGATTTATCTTTCAAGACATTTTTAAGTTTGTAGACTTAGATAAGCCGACACAGTTTAAAAAACTTATTATGAAGAAAAATGGTGTAGAGGCAACCTTCTTTGAGCCTATAGCTCATGGGGATTCACTGGAGTTATATTGGGAATAG
- a CDS encoding bifunctional 3-deoxy-7-phosphoheptulonate synthase/chorismate mutase yields MSHNELDILRDQVEDINLQLLKLINDRGKLVHEIGKIKEAQGVNRFDPVRERKMLDLITEHNDGPFETATLQHIFKEIFKAGLVLQQVEQQKGLLVSRKRKPEDTIVNIKGVKVGDGNQHFIVGPCAVESYEQVAQVAQAAKAQGLTLLRGGAFKPRTSPYDFQGLGLEGLKILKQVGDEFNMAVISEIVNPADIEMALDYVDVIQIGARNMQNFELLKAAGAVRKPVLLKRGLAATIDEFVNAAEYIIAQGNDQIILCERGIRTYERATRNTLDISAVPILKKETHLPVFVDVTHSTGRRDLLLPAAKAALAIGADGVMAEVHPDPAVALSDSAQQMDIDQFNEFITELRSHYAYKK; encoded by the coding sequence ATGAGTCATAACGAATTAGACATCTTGAGAGATCAAGTGGAGGATATAAATTTACAATTATTAAAACTAATAAATGATCGTGGTAAATTAGTTCATGAAATAGGGAAAATAAAAGAGGCACAAGGTGTTAATCGATTTGATCCTGTAAGAGAAAGAAAAATGCTAGATTTAATTACAGAACATAATGATGGACCATTTGAAACAGCTACTCTTCAGCATATTTTTAAAGAAATTTTCAAGGCGGGCTTAGTACTACAACAAGTAGAACAGCAAAAAGGGTTGTTAGTTTCTAGAAAAAGAAAGCCAGAAGATACAATCGTTAATATTAAGGGAGTAAAAGTTGGTGATGGCAACCAACATTTTATCGTTGGTCCTTGTGCGGTTGAAAGCTATGAACAAGTTGCTCAAGTTGCTCAAGCAGCAAAAGCTCAAGGTTTAACATTGTTAAGAGGTGGAGCTTTTAAACCTCGTACGTCTCCTTATGATTTTCAAGGGCTTGGTCTTGAAGGGTTAAAAATTTTAAAACAAGTCGGCGATGAGTTTAATATGGCAGTCATTAGTGAAATTGTAAATCCAGCGGATATCGAAATGGCTTTAGACTATGTAGATGTGATTCAAATTGGCGCTAGGAATATGCAAAACTTTGAATTGCTAAAAGCTGCAGGTGCGGTGAGAAAGCCAGTCTTATTAAAACGTGGTTTAGCTGCAACGATTGATGAATTTGTTAATGCTGCTGAATATATTATTGCACAAGGAAATGACCAGATTATCCTATGTGAAAGAGGAATTCGTACGTATGAGAGGGCAACTAGAAATACGCTTGATATTTCTGCTGTTCCAATTCTAAAGAAAGAAACACATCTACCAGTGTTTGTAGATGTAACTCATTCGACTGGTAGAAGAGATTTACTGTTACCAGCAGCTAAAGCTGCTTTGGCAATCGGTGCTGATGGAGTAATGGCAGAAGTACACCCTGATCCGGCAGTTGCTCTAAGTGATTCCGCACAACAAATGGATATTGACCAATTTAACGAATTCATTACGGAACTTCGTAGTCATTATGCATATAAAAAATAA
- the ccpA gene encoding catabolite control protein A: MTVTIYDVAREANVSMATVSRVVNGNPNVKPTTRKKVLEAIERLGYRPNAVARGLASKKTTTVGVIIPDISSIFYSELARGIEDIATMYKYNIILSNSDQNADKELHLLNTMLGKQVDGIVFMSGNITEELAAEFERSPVPIVLAASVVEDNKVPSVTVDYEQASYDAVTMLMESGHKQIAFVSGPFEEPINKEMKLAGYKRALAGAEIEYNEAFILEGDYTYDSGIEAVEKLLESEDKPTAIYVATDEMALGVIHGAQDRGLVIPDDLDVIGFDNTRLALMVRPQLTTVVQPMYDIGAVAMRLLTKFMNKEQVEDHTVVLPHRIEKRHSTK, translated from the coding sequence ATGACAGTAACGATTTATGATGTTGCAAGAGAAGCAAACGTTTCAATGGCAACCGTTTCCCGTGTTGTTAACGGGAACCCAAACGTAAAACCGACAACTAGAAAAAAAGTATTAGAAGCAATTGAGAGACTGGGCTACCGTCCAAACGCAGTTGCAAGAGGATTAGCAAGCAAGAAAACAACAACAGTTGGTGTTATCATCCCGGATATTTCAAGTATTTTCTACTCTGAATTAGCAAGAGGGATAGAAGATATTGCTACAATGTATAAATACAACATCATTCTAAGTAATTCCGACCAAAACGCTGATAAAGAATTACATCTATTAAATACAATGCTTGGAAAACAAGTGGACGGAATTGTGTTTATGAGTGGAAATATTACCGAAGAATTGGCAGCTGAATTTGAACGTTCACCTGTTCCAATCGTCCTAGCTGCATCAGTTGTAGAAGATAATAAAGTGCCTTCTGTAACAGTAGACTACGAGCAAGCATCATATGACGCCGTAACGATGCTAATGGAAAGTGGACATAAACAAATCGCTTTTGTTTCAGGGCCTTTTGAGGAACCAATAAATAAGGAAATGAAATTAGCAGGTTATAAACGTGCTTTAGCTGGAGCAGAAATTGAGTATAATGAAGCCTTTATTTTGGAAGGTGATTATACATATGACTCAGGCATTGAAGCTGTTGAAAAATTGTTAGAGTCCGAAGATAAACCAACTGCTATTTATGTTGCAACAGATGAAATGGCATTAGGTGTTATCCATGGTGCTCAAGATAGAGGATTAGTTATTCCAGATGATTTAGATGTAATTGGTTTCGATAATACAAGATTAGCTTTGATGGTTCGCCCACAATTAACAACAGTTGTGCAGCCAATGTATGATATCGGTGCAGTTGCAATGAGGTTATTAACTAAGTTTATGAACAAAGAACAAGTAGAAGATCATACAGTAGTACTACCACATAGAATTGAAAAAAGACACTCAACAAAATAA
- the motP gene encoding flagellar motor protein MotP yields the protein MKKFDIFTPIGIALGLLMIFFGIFSNPTTNFGSIVLFLHFPSIFIVLGGTTAALLVTFNLKEIKLVPNVIKSVFSKEENELSTLIETFVRLSDRARREGLLALEAELEDVDDAFLKKGVLLAVDGVEPEVIHDIMNAEISALEERHQKGRSIIEKAGDFAPSWGMIGTLIGLVLMLSNLSSPETLGPNMAVAIMTTLYGTLLANLVFIPMANKLANKTEKEIFLRQIIIEGVLGVQSGQNPKVLEEKLSAFLSNQEREKEKEVELTEGIEEDVR from the coding sequence ATGAAAAAGTTTGATATTTTTACACCAATAGGCATTGCATTAGGTTTATTAATGATTTTCTTCGGGATATTTAGTAACCCAACAACAAATTTTGGTAGCATTGTTTTATTTCTTCATTTTCCTTCTATTTTCATCGTGTTAGGTGGAACTACTGCTGCATTACTTGTTACGTTTAATCTAAAGGAAATAAAATTGGTACCAAATGTAATAAAATCTGTTTTTTCTAAAGAAGAAAATGAACTATCTACACTAATTGAAACATTTGTAAGACTCTCCGATAGAGCGCGTCGAGAAGGATTGTTAGCACTTGAAGCAGAGTTAGAAGATGTTGATGATGCTTTTTTGAAAAAAGGTGTATTATTAGCAGTTGACGGTGTGGAGCCAGAAGTCATCCATGACATTATGAATGCAGAGATTTCTGCTTTAGAAGAAAGACATCAAAAGGGAAGAAGCATTATTGAAAAAGCTGGAGATTTTGCACCATCATGGGGAATGATAGGTACATTAATCGGACTAGTTTTAATGCTTAGTAACTTATCTTCTCCTGAAACTTTAGGACCTAACATGGCTGTGGCTATTATGACGACACTATATGGTACATTGTTAGCGAACTTAGTTTTTATTCCAATGGCAAATAAACTTGCAAATAAGACAGAAAAAGAAATCTTTTTGCGTCAAATTATTATTGAAGGTGTTTTAGGAGTGCAATCTGGGCAAAATCCAAAAGTTCTGGAAGAGAAACTATCTGCCTTCTTGTCTAATCAAGAACGAGAAAAAGAAAAAGAGGTGGAGCTAACGGAAGGAATTGAGGAGGATGTTCGATGA
- the motS gene encoding flagellar motor protein MotS: protein MKRVRRTKPRQESGAPKWMVTFSDLFMLVLVFFILLFSMSQIDVVKFRAVAESFKQVNLLDYYPSAVPFEHPTDFSIDFESTNNKDADAETNNENEQDNSSSDTLDELLEELQDFLTLNGLDDLIVANRTERGIVLILEERVLFETAEAGILPIAHPFLDKVGKLLVKIPNLIKVEGHTDNRPISTSKFPSNWELSTARASSVIRYLIDEHDLSPERFVAVGYGDTRPVVPNNNVENWQKNRRVEIVISDPNKEEKINW, encoded by the coding sequence ATGAAACGAGTGAGGAGAACAAAGCCTAGACAAGAAAGCGGTGCACCGAAATGGATGGTAACTTTTTCAGATTTGTTCATGCTCGTTCTAGTGTTTTTTATCTTACTTTTTTCGATGTCACAAATCGATGTAGTTAAATTCAGGGCAGTTGCAGAGTCATTTAAACAAGTAAATCTACTTGATTACTATCCTTCTGCTGTACCATTTGAACACCCTACGGATTTTAGTATTGATTTTGAATCTACTAATAATAAGGACGCAGATGCAGAAACCAACAATGAAAATGAACAAGATAATTCAAGTTCGGATACGTTAGATGAACTGTTAGAAGAATTACAAGATTTTCTAACATTGAACGGCCTTGATGACTTAATAGTCGCTAATAGAACAGAACGAGGAATTGTGCTTATTTTAGAAGAAAGAGTATTATTTGAAACAGCAGAGGCAGGAATATTACCTATCGCTCACCCATTTTTAGATAAAGTCGGCAAACTATTAGTAAAGATTCCAAATTTAATAAAAGTAGAAGGCCATACCGATAATAGGCCGATTTCTACAAGCAAATTCCCATCAAACTGGGAATTATCAACAGCGAGAGCAAGTAGTGTTATACGATATTTAATTGATGAACATGATTTAAGTCCAGAAAGATTTGTTGCAGTTGGTTATGGAGATACACGACCAGTTGTCCCGAATAATAATGTTGAAAACTGGCAAAAAAATAGAAGGGTAGAAATAGTCATTTCTGATCCTAATAAAGAAGAGAAGATCAATTGGTAA
- a CDS encoding acetoin utilization protein AcuC: MKKAAFIYSDDFLSYKFSEKHPFNQLRVQLTLDLLKKSDALSEEDMIPPRMATDEELSLIHDVNYIEAVKLAGKGLLSKEKASSYGLGTEDVPIFPNMHEASALLVGGTLTAVDEVMQGRAEHALNLGGGLHHGFRGKASGFCIYNDSSVAIKYMQKKYNARVLYVDTDAHHGDGVQWSFYEDPDVCTLSIHETGRYLFPGTGNVNERGQGDGYGYSFNIPVDAFTEDESFLEVYEQSLRKVAAFFKPDVIITQNGVDAHHYDPLTHLSTSINVYKEIPKIAHKVAHQYCNGKWIAVGGGGYDIWRVVPRAWGHLWLEMTENIAGTGQLPTEWINSWTDQSPVTLPSMWEDPEGFYPPIPRKNEITEKNKQVLEKALYPIRHIEG, translated from the coding sequence ATGAAAAAAGCAGCCTTCATCTATTCTGATGACTTTTTATCCTACAAATTTAGTGAAAAACATCCATTTAACCAATTAAGGGTACAATTGACTTTAGATTTACTAAAAAAATCTGATGCTCTCTCAGAAGAAGACATGATTCCACCACGTATGGCAACAGATGAAGAGCTATCACTCATTCACGATGTAAATTACATAGAAGCAGTAAAGCTTGCTGGAAAAGGTCTTCTTTCTAAAGAAAAAGCAAGTAGTTATGGTTTAGGTACTGAGGACGTCCCTATTTTTCCGAATATGCACGAAGCAAGTGCCTTACTCGTTGGTGGTACACTAACAGCTGTTGATGAAGTAATGCAAGGTAGAGCTGAACATGCACTTAATTTAGGGGGAGGCCTTCATCACGGATTCCGTGGTAAAGCTTCTGGTTTTTGTATTTATAACGACAGCTCTGTCGCGATAAAATATATGCAAAAGAAATATAATGCTAGAGTTTTATATGTGGACACGGATGCACATCATGGAGATGGCGTTCAATGGTCTTTCTATGAAGATCCAGATGTTTGTACATTATCTATTCACGAAACAGGTAGATACCTTTTTCCTGGTACCGGTAATGTAAATGAACGTGGACAAGGGGACGGATACGGCTACTCTTTTAACATTCCAGTAGACGCTTTTACAGAAGATGAATCGTTTTTAGAAGTGTATGAACAGTCGTTAAGAAAAGTAGCTGCTTTCTTCAAACCTGACGTAATTATTACACAAAACGGTGTAGATGCCCATCACTATGATCCATTAACACATCTATCGACTAGTATTAATGTTTATAAAGAAATTCCTAAAATAGCTCATAAGGTTGCTCATCAATATTGCAATGGCAAATGGATTGCAGTTGGTGGTGGCGGATATGATATTTGGCGCGTCGTTCCAAGAGCTTGGGGGCATTTGTGGTTAGAGATGACCGAAAATATTGCGGGGACTGGGCAACTTCCTACAGAATGGATAAACAGTTGGACCGATCAATCACCTGTAACTCTACCAAGTATGTGGGAAGATCCGGAAGGTTTTTATCCACCTATTCCACGCAAAAACGAAATTACAGAAAAAAATAAGCAAGTATTAGAAAAAGCATTATATCCTATTCGTCATATAGAAGGATAA
- a CDS encoding acetoin utilization AcuB family protein: MIVEKIMKRDVYTLKPTDTVESAIQMMSKKRIRHIPILDENQNMVGIVSDRDIRDVLPSSLLSEWKKEDITQPLSKVMTKDVIFGHPLDFVEEIAAQFYEHKIGCLPIIQDQKLIGIVTESDLLHTFIQLTGAHQPASQFEIKVENIAGKLAEVTSILRKRKLNILSVLVYPDDNEKYKILVLRVQTMDPTKVIFDLKEEGYEVLWPNLPGMDA, from the coding sequence ATGATTGTAGAAAAAATTATGAAACGAGATGTCTATACACTAAAGCCTACAGACACAGTTGAATCTGCCATTCAAATGATGTCAAAAAAGCGTATTAGGCACATTCCGATTCTAGATGAAAATCAAAATATGGTCGGTATTGTCTCTGATAGAGATATAAGAGATGTTTTACCTTCTTCCCTTCTTAGTGAATGGAAGAAAGAAGATATAACGCAACCACTCTCTAAAGTGATGACAAAAGATGTTATTTTTGGGCATCCTCTTGATTTTGTTGAAGAGATTGCTGCCCAATTTTACGAGCATAAAATTGGCTGCCTTCCTATCATACAAGACCAAAAACTAATTGGCATTGTTACTGAATCTGATTTATTACACACATTCATTCAGCTTACAGGTGCCCATCAACCTGCATCTCAGTTCGAAATTAAAGTAGAAAATATTGCAGGTAAGCTAGCAGAAGTAACTTCAATTTTAAGAAAAAGAAAGTTAAATATTTTAAGTGTGTTAGTGTACCCGGATGATAATGAAAAGTATAAAATTTTAGTACTTCGTGTTCAAACTATGGATCCTACAAAAGTGATTTTTGATTTGAAAGAAGAGGGATATGAAGTGCTGTGGCCAAACTTGCCAGGGATGGATGCATGA
- a CDS encoding GNAT family N-acetyltransferase: MEHKKTYNAQEIKTPHGRVIVEGPVSSQKLASYEFHEDLVAFRPPAQQHAALVEIAKLPEGRIIIARMDDLIVGYVTYLYPDPMERWSEGNIENLIELGAIEVIPAFRGFSVGKTLLRVSMMDEMMENYIVITTEYYWHWDLKGTGLNVWDYRKVMEKMMHAGGLEYYATDEPEISSHPANCLMARIGKNIKPESVQQFDQLRFKNRFMY; this comes from the coding sequence ATGGAACATAAAAAAACGTATAACGCACAAGAAATCAAAACACCACACGGTCGAGTGATTGTGGAAGGGCCAGTTTCTTCTCAGAAACTAGCTAGTTATGAGTTTCACGAAGACTTAGTTGCATTTAGGCCACCAGCACAACAACATGCTGCATTAGTAGAAATTGCAAAATTACCTGAAGGAAGAATTATTATTGCAAGAATGGATGATTTAATTGTCGGTTATGTAACTTATTTATACCCAGACCCAATGGAACGCTGGTCAGAAGGCAACATTGAAAACTTAATTGAGCTAGGTGCAATAGAAGTAATTCCAGCCTTTAGAGGTTTCTCCGTAGGGAAGACACTATTACGCGTATCCATGATGGATGAAATGATGGAAAATTACATTGTAATTACAACCGAATATTACTGGCATTGGGACTTAAAAGGTACTGGTTTAAACGTATGGGACTATCGTAAAGTAATGGAAAAAATGATGCATGCCGGCGGCCTTGAATATTATGCTACAGATGAGCCTGAAATCAGTTCACACCCTGCAAACTGTTTAATGGCACGAATCGGAAAAAACATAAAGCCTGAGTCCGTACAACAATTCGATCAACTAAGATTTAAAAACCGTTTTATGTATTAG